The sequence below is a genomic window from Brevibacillus laterosporus.
AGTGCCGTGAACATGATACTGAGATGATGTCACTATTGCAACGTTTTGATCATCCAGAGACGCGTTATGCGGTTGAGGCGGAGCGAGCTTTCCTCCACAAGATGGAGGGGAGTTGCCAAGTACCGATTGGTGCTTATGCAGAAGTGCAGCTGGACGCGGAGCAGAAGCCATCTATTAGCATTACAGGAATGGTAGGATCTCCTGATGGAAGACAGATGTTTAAAGCGACATTGACCGGAGACGATCCGCAAGCAGTGGGTGAAAATTTGGCTGATGAACTACTCCGTCAAGGGGCGCGAGAAGTACTTGCTAAGGTATTGGAGGAAAACCGGCAATGAACAAAGGAAAAGTATTTTTAGTAGGTGCTGGCCCCGGTGACCCTAAGTTAATTACGGTGCGTGGACTAGAAACGATTCAAATGGCTGATTGCATTGTGTATGACCGCTTGGCAAGCCCGCGGTTGCTAGCTTATGCAAAACCGGACGTAGAGCTGATTTATTGTGGAAAACTCCCTGATCGTCATACCTTGACCCAAGAAGAGATCAATCAAGTATTGGTCGATAAAGCTTTAGAAGGAAAAGTGGTTACTCGTCTAAAAGGTGGCGATCCATGCATTTTTGGTCGTGTTGGTGAAGAGGCAGAGGAACTGGCTAAGCACGATATTTTGTTTGAAATTGTGCCAGGTATCACCTCAGGAATCGCAGCACCGGCGTATGCGGGTATTCCAGTAACCCACCGAGATTTTAACTCTTCTTTAGCGATTGTGACAGGACATGAGCGTCCAGAGAAAACAGAATCAAGCATTAACTGGGATAAATTAGCTACGGCTGTTGGCACGATTATTTTTTATATGGGAGTAGGCAATCTACCTTATATTACGGAACAATTAATGAAGAATGGTCGTTCTCCACAAACACCGGTAGCCTTGGTACGCTGGGGGACTTTGGTGGATCAGGAGACCTTGGTTGGTACCTTGGAAGACATTGTGGAAAAACGCGAGCAAGCAGGCTTAACTAATCCGTCTATTATTGTGGTTGGTGAAGTGGTACAACTACGTGAGAAGCTACATTGGTTTGAAAAGAAACCGTTGTTTGGCAAGCGCGTACTAGTGACACGCGCTAGAAGTCAAGCCAGCGAATTATCAGATCAAATTAATGAGCTGGGCGGCGAGGCATATGAATTTCCTCTGATTAAAATGGTTGAGCCACAAGCCCTCCCACAATTGGATACGGAACTTCAACAGCTGTCTAGCTATGATTGGGTTATGTTTACTAGTCCAAATGGTGTTCAATTTTTCTTTAAACGTTTGCGTGAACTAAAGGTTGACATCCGTACTTTAACCGGTAAGATTGCAGCAGTTGGTCCGAAGACTGCTTCTATGTTAGAAGAAAGAGGCTTGACTGTAGATGTGTTACCAGGTGAATTCCTTGCAGAAGGATTGGTAGAGTCACTAAAGAGTGAACTACAGCCAGGTTCAAAAGTGTTGCTTCCACGTGCTGATATCGCGCGTGAAACATTACCAAGAGAGTTGAGAACTCTCGGCATGGAAGTGACGGAAGTAGATACCTATGATACAGTTATAGATGCACGAAACATCGGGGAAACCGTTTCCTTGTTGGAAGAAAAAGCGATTCATATCATTACATTTACCAGCTCCTCCACGGTCAAAAATTTTGTGGAAGCGTTGAAGGAATATGATCTTAATGAACTACTTCAAGGTGTGAAGATTGCTTGTATCGGACCGATCACGGCTGATACAGCAAAACGAGCAGGACTTCAAGTGGATATCATGGCAAGTGAATATACGATTGAAGGACTAGTAAATTCACTAATTACTACGTAAAAGGGGGAAGAGGGCTATGATAACATTTGACCGTCATCGTCGTTTGCGCCGAAGCCCAGCGATGCGCAACCTTGTACGAGAAAATCATGTGCGTGTAGAAGATTTGATCTACCCGCTGTTTATAGTAGAAGGGGAAAATATTAAAAATGAAATTTCCTCTATGCCGGGAGTTTATCATTTTTCCTTGGATCGTCTAAATGAGGAACTTCAAGAAATTGTTAGCTTAGGTATACAGTCTGTTCTCTTATTTGGAGTGCCAGAACATAAAGATGCTCTTGGAACAGAAGCTTATGCAGAAGATGGCATTGTCCAACAAGCTATTCGTCATATAAAATCAGGATTTCCTGAAATGCTTGTCATTGCTGATACATGTCTGTGTGAATATACTGATCATGGGCACTGTGGCGTTTTGCATGAATGTGGGGAGTTATTAAATGATGAGTCCCTCGTTTTATTAAGCCAAGCTGCTGTATCTCAGGCTAAAGCGGGTGCTGATATCATCGCGCCATCCAATATGATGGACGGTTTTGTTACTGCCATTCGTGAAGCTTTGGATGAAGCTGGGTTCACTCATATTCCAATCATGTCTTATGCCGTTAAATATGCTTCGGCATACTATGGTCCGTTCCGTGAAGCAGCGAAATCGGCTCCGCAGTTCGGTAATCGTAAGTCATACCAGATGGACTATGCCAATGCGCGTGAAGGTCTACGTGAAGCAGAATCCGATGTGATTGAAGGGGCCGATTTCTTAATGGTAAAACCAGGCCTTGCATATATGGATATGGTGCTACGTTTACGTCAGAGCTTTGATTTGCCACTAGTTGTTTACAATATCAGTGGAGAGTATTCCATGGTTAAAGCGGCTAGTGCAAATGGTTGGATTGACGAGCAAGGCGTAGTTATGGAAACGATGGTTGGATTTAAACGCGCAGGTGCAGATTTGATTATTACGTACCATGCAAAAGATGTTGCCAAGTGGCTACAAGGAGGTTTGTAACATGTCGGTTGACTTACTAGATGCGTTAGACAAAGAGATTTTGGATGCTATTCAAAAAGAGATTCCGCTAGTTCCTGAGCCATTTAAAGTAATGGCGGAAAATTTGGGAACGACAGAAGAAGAGCTAATGACTCGTTTGGAGAAAATGAAGGGTGATTCTATCCGTCAAATCTCTGCGATCTGCGATACCAAAGCATTGGGCTATAAATCAAGCCTTGTAGCAGCTCGTATTGCTCCAGATAAACTAGATGAAATGGCTGTAAAAGTTTTTAATACCCATCCAGGTATTACACATAACTATAAACGTAACCATGATTTTAACCTTTGGTTCACGATTGCTCTACCTCCGAACAGCCGTTTTGGACTGGAAAAAACGGTTGAAATTTTAGGAGAATTGTCTAATGTGGAATCTATTCGCATTCTACCTACTCTGAAACTGTATAAAATTGGAGTACAACTAGATGTGAAAAAGGAGACGGAAGCGAATACGAAATCCGCACCTACCTACACGGAAGAAATGCGTCAGGCAGCTATTGATCTAGGCATCTCTGATGTAGATACCAAGGTGATTATCGAATTACAAAAGGATTTACCTATCGTTTCGCGTCCATATGATGAGTGGGCAAAAAATGCTGGAATGACCACAGAAGAATTAT
It includes:
- the cobA gene encoding uroporphyrinogen-III C-methyltransferase, coding for MNKGKVFLVGAGPGDPKLITVRGLETIQMADCIVYDRLASPRLLAYAKPDVELIYCGKLPDRHTLTQEEINQVLVDKALEGKVVTRLKGGDPCIFGRVGEEAEELAKHDILFEIVPGITSGIAAPAYAGIPVTHRDFNSSLAIVTGHERPEKTESSINWDKLATAVGTIIFYMGVGNLPYITEQLMKNGRSPQTPVALVRWGTLVDQETLVGTLEDIVEKREQAGLTNPSIIVVGEVVQLREKLHWFEKKPLFGKRVLVTRARSQASELSDQINELGGEAYEFPLIKMVEPQALPQLDTELQQLSSYDWVMFTSPNGVQFFFKRLRELKVDIRTLTGKIAAVGPKTASMLEERGLTVDVLPGEFLAEGLVESLKSELQPGSKVLLPRADIARETLPRELRTLGMEVTEVDTYDTVIDARNIGETVSLLEEKAIHIITFTSSSTVKNFVEALKEYDLNELLQGVKIACIGPITADTAKRAGLQVDIMASEYTIEGLVNSLITT
- the hemB gene encoding porphobilinogen synthase, with protein sequence MITFDRHRRLRRSPAMRNLVRENHVRVEDLIYPLFIVEGENIKNEISSMPGVYHFSLDRLNEELQEIVSLGIQSVLLFGVPEHKDALGTEAYAEDGIVQQAIRHIKSGFPEMLVIADTCLCEYTDHGHCGVLHECGELLNDESLVLLSQAAVSQAKAGADIIAPSNMMDGFVTAIREALDEAGFTHIPIMSYAVKYASAYYGPFREAAKSAPQFGNRKSYQMDYANAREGLREAESDVIEGADFLMVKPGLAYMDMVLRLRQSFDLPLVVYNISGEYSMVKAASANGWIDEQGVVMETMVGFKRAGADLIITYHAKDVAKWLQGGL
- a CDS encoding Lrp/AsnC family transcriptional regulator, whose amino-acid sequence is MSVDLLDALDKEILDAIQKEIPLVPEPFKVMAENLGTTEEELMTRLEKMKGDSIRQISAICDTKALGYKSSLVAARIAPDKLDEMAVKVFNTHPGITHNYKRNHDFNLWFTIALPPNSRFGLEKTVEILGELSNVESIRILPTLKLYKIGVQLDVKKETEANTKSAPTYTEEMRQAAIDLGISDVDTKVIIELQKDLPIVSRPYDEWAKNAGMTTEELLNHAKVLVERGQMRRFSAVLNHRKAGFRANGMGVWNVPEEQAEEMGLKMGSFRAVSHCYLRPTYPDWKYSIFTMVHGRDKEECESILQAIEDETGITDRITLYSTKEYKKTRVSYFTPEIYEWEDEVAERLGLDK